CACCCAGAAAATGCGCAACCACGCGAACCAACCACGCGAGGAGGAACTGACTAAACGAACGAGCTGCTGCGAATGAAACCGTGCAAACGGACCGCGGAAAGGATTGGGCGGTGCGAGACGCAAAAAGTGACGTTTGACGATTCTGAACAAAATACAACATTGACAGCATCGTGTCAAAGATGGTAAAAGCAAGGTTCATAGACTCTATTTTGATGTGACGAAGGCATCAATTGCATACTGCAAATACTGTTTTTTCACCCACAGATgctaaatttttcatttaacaaTATTTATCTAGCTCAACAATGGCAAGAAGTTTCCCAAAGACACAATGTAGTCGACTGTTACAAACTCGGACGATTCCTTCTGAAGTCGCTCGCAGCTGTCAAACATTGGAACGTCGCGCGAGGACAGCGAAAAGATGGCGATATTCAGTTCCTTGGCTCGTTGTGGGGCTTTTTCGAGCCGCCTGGGAACGATTTCGAACAAACCGGGATTTTTGAAAGCAAGCAAAGATGGTAAGTAAGATAAAATGTTTGGTGTACGCATTTTCTCCGTACCGAAATCGGTCATCCGAAGGCCTAAACCTTCCGCACTCGGCACCGATCAGTTATGcaacaccaaaacaaaccgaatcTCGTGTGTGTTTCTGCTTTGTAGCGCTCGTTAGCACCCGCTCGATGTCCGGAGGCCACGGACCGAAGAACTTCACCATTACGCCGTCCCGCTTCCAGTGGCACAAGTTTAAGGATACGTTCCACTACTACGTCATGCTGGGGCTGATTCCGGCCGGTGCCGTCATCTTCTACGCGAACGTCTTCGTCGGGCCAGCAACGTTGACGGAAACGCCCGCCGATTACACGCCCAAGCACTGGGAGTACCATCGGCACCCTATTTCGCGCTTCATCGCCCGCTACCTGCTGCCCAACCCGCAGCAGGAGTATGAAAAGATGCTGCACCATCTGTACGAGGAGGAAGAGAAGGCACACATCCGTGCCCTGGAGAAGGCTGTGCGCGCGAAGATGGCCGAACGGCACGATTATCAGTCGTACTACTATCGCCCGGCAATCGGCAAGTACCACCGGGTGGCCAAGGAGGCCGCAGACGAGCTGGAAGCTCTCCGTGGTGACTAAGGAGCTTGGCGAAAGCTTGTAGAATGTATATGTTGGTTTAAATAAACGTAACGTGGTGCTGCAGCGAACCTTTGGTAGAACTTTATTCCCGATCAGTTAAAGCATTTGTGTCTTGGAAAGCGGTTGAAGGAATGAAGTTGTCGGATGACCAGAAGTATGACCCGAAATGTCGGCGATCTTATCCCCAAGCTTGCGATTTTGCGTAGTGTAGAATCAGTTTACCGTTCGTCCCGTAGCATTCGTACAGGTTTTTGATTATCTGATCCGGGGCCGGTGCAAAAGTTTGATTGATGTAGAGAAACTGTAAACAGAATATGATCCATTTAAAAGGGCCGCACTCTTCAATGCGCCTGCCACGCGGCTAACGTACCAATCGTTCCTCTGGATCCAGCTTCAGATATTTGTGAATGAATTTAACAATGGCACTGATAGGTTTCTCCGGATCGACGGACCATTTCTTCTGCTTTAGAATCGGAGCGCTTCCGGTCGCGTGGAGAACAATATCAACTGGAAAATTGAGACAAATCCACGAATAATATCAGTCCTATCAGAGGTTCGTGAATGATTGCAATATTTActctttttcgcttcctgttTCTCAACTTTCTGCTCGGCACCGGTAAGGGAGAGGCTTTCCACGTTTGCCGCCAGATCCTTGTCGGCAAGATTGTCTCCACTGGCTGTTTCAGCATCTAAAGACATtttaaaaactatttttatcgTCAAAGAAAGAGTGTACAGAAACTCAGTCTGTAGCCCAAAGATTTGTTTGTGAAGaaattgtgttgtttttttggcgTGAAAAGGGGAAACAATTAATTGTCAGATTGGGGAAAGTCAAGGTAAC
The nucleotide sequence above comes from Anopheles bellator chromosome 1, idAnoBellAS_SP24_06.2, whole genome shotgun sequence. Encoded proteins:
- the LOC131216033 gene encoding NADH dehydrogenase [ubiquinone] 1 beta subcomplex subunit 5, mitochondrial, whose translation is MAIFSSLARCGAFSSRLGTISNKPGFLKASKDALVSTRSMSGGHGPKNFTITPSRFQWHKFKDTFHYYVMLGLIPAGAVIFYANVFVGPATLTETPADYTPKHWEYHRHPISRFIARYLLPNPQQEYEKMLHHLYEEEEKAHIRALEKAVRAKMAERHDYQSYYYRPAIGKYHRVAKEAADELEALRGD
- the LOC131216044 gene encoding autophagy protein 12-like: MSLDAETASGDNLADKDLAANVESLSLTGAEQKVEKQEAKKIDIVLHATGSAPILKQKKWSVDPEKPISAIVKFIHKYLKLDPEERLFLYINQTFAPAPDQIIKNLYECYGTNGKLILHYAKSQAWG